Proteins from one Bacteroides mediterraneensis genomic window:
- a CDS encoding DUF5689 domain-containing protein, with product MKNKLLIFGIMLAMTLGTTSCYNDFDEPALAKVWNDSDFTTKGEEIITIKSLKEMCAGVGLAQYKEITEDYIIKGKVISSDQAGNVYKSVYIDDGTAAIELKLMVSNYVYYPMGQTLYVKLKGLAIGNYRYMLSVGGVPSEKDIAKNYANRNLETQIERDAHIFMGPSGQLTEENLPVVTSENYKTALTDECLGRLVRFKGLTYKEGTFDGDRYPQYLETVNLNNATEATYTNKYFKDEGLTPTFAYNYQNQRYYGSSLFTYNATDETDKKGNLIVRVSGYANFALDALPQNGAKGTITAIYTKYSAKSGGYIKYQLLVNKRTDIEF from the coding sequence ATGAAGAATAAACTATTGATTTTTGGAATAATGCTGGCTATGACCCTCGGTACCACCAGCTGCTACAACGACTTTGATGAACCCGCTTTGGCCAAAGTCTGGAATGATTCCGACTTTACGACAAAAGGGGAAGAAATAATTACAATCAAATCTCTTAAAGAAATGTGTGCCGGCGTAGGACTTGCCCAATATAAAGAGATTACCGAAGACTACATCATAAAAGGAAAAGTGATATCCAGCGACCAGGCAGGAAACGTATATAAATCGGTATATATAGACGACGGAACTGCCGCCATCGAATTAAAGCTGATGGTGAGCAATTATGTGTATTATCCGATGGGGCAAACCCTCTATGTAAAATTGAAGGGACTTGCCATCGGGAACTACAGGTATATGCTCAGCGTGGGAGGTGTGCCAAGCGAAAAAGACATTGCCAAGAATTATGCCAATAGAAATCTTGAAACGCAGATAGAACGGGATGCCCACATCTTTATGGGACCCTCCGGACAGCTTACAGAGGAAAATCTGCCCGTTGTCACATCCGAAAATTACAAAACCGCATTGACGGATGAATGCCTGGGCCGTCTTGTCCGGTTCAAAGGACTGACCTACAAAGAAGGTACGTTCGACGGAGACAGATATCCGCAATACCTGGAAACCGTGAATCTCAACAATGCCACGGAAGCCACTTACACAAACAAATATTTTAAAGATGAAGGACTAACCCCTACCTTTGCCTATAATTACCAGAACCAAAGATATTACGGTTCCTCCTTGTTCACGTATAATGCCACTGACGAAACCGATAAAAAGGGGAACTTGATTGTACGGGTAAGCGGATATGCAAATTTCGCCCTTGATGCGCTTCCTCAAAATGGAGCGAAAGGAACAATCACGGCGATTTACACAAAATATTCTGCCAAGTCTGGAGGATATATAAAGTATCAGCTGCTGGTCAACAAACGTACAGATATCGAATTCTAG
- a CDS encoding NUDIX domain-containing protein produces MLMEYTRQLANNHISVDCVVIGFDGEKLKVLLVKRMGEESGEVFHDMKLPGSLIYMDEDLDDAAKRVLRDLTGLKNVNLMQFKAFGSKNRTKNPKDIHWLERAEKAKVERIVTIAYLALVKIDKTLNKNLDEYKAEWVALEEVKDLAFDHNLIIAEAMRFIRQHIEFNPSCIFELLPRKFTALQLRMLYEVVYGKQLDVRNFHKKISMMEYIVPLEEYEQGVSHRAARYYRFDRKIYNKTRR; encoded by the coding sequence ATGCTTATGGAATACACAAGACAATTAGCCAATAATCATATCTCGGTCGACTGCGTAGTAATCGGATTTGATGGGGAAAAACTGAAAGTATTACTCGTCAAACGTATGGGAGAAGAAAGTGGAGAAGTCTTCCATGACATGAAGCTTCCGGGAAGCCTCATCTATATGGATGAAGATTTGGACGACGCAGCCAAACGGGTTCTTCGCGACTTGACAGGTCTTAAAAACGTCAACCTGATGCAGTTCAAGGCGTTTGGTTCCAAGAACCGTACCAAGAACCCCAAAGACATACATTGGCTAGAAAGAGCGGAAAAAGCCAAAGTGGAACGGATTGTTACAATTGCCTATCTCGCCCTTGTCAAAATAGACAAGACACTCAATAAGAATTTGGATGAATACAAGGCCGAATGGGTTGCTCTCGAGGAGGTAAAGGACTTGGCTTTCGACCATAACCTGATTATCGCCGAGGCCATGCGGTTCATCCGCCAGCATATTGAATTTAATCCGTCGTGTATTTTCGAATTGCTTCCACGCAAGTTCACGGCCTTACAACTCCGCATGCTCTATGAAGTAGTATATGGAAAACAACTGGATGTACGCAATTTTCACAAAAAGATTTCCATGATGGAATACATTGTACCCTTGGAAGAATACGAGCAAGGCGTTTCCCATCGTGCTGCACGTTACTACCGCTTCGACCGGAAAATCTACAACAAAACAAGAAGATAA
- a CDS encoding xylulokinase, translating into MYLLGYDIGSSSVKASLVNVETGKCAASAFFPKTEAAIIAIKQGWAEQDPQNWWENLKLATQSVLTNSGAKAEEIKAIGISYQMHGLVCVDKNQQVLRPSIIWCDSRAVPYGQKAFQELGEAQCLSHLLNSPGNFTASKLAWVKENEPDIYAKIYKVMLPGDYIAMRLTGEICTTVSGLSEGMFWDFKENKVADFLLNYYGLDASLLADVRPTFSEQGKLTEKVAAELGLKAGTPVTYRAGDQPNNALSLNVFNPGEIASTAGTSGVVYGVNGSVNYDPQSRVNTFAHVNHTASQTRLGVLLCINGTGILNSWMKRTLASDLNYAEMNEVAAQAPIGADGISILPFGNGAERMLQNQETGCSIQGINFNLHNRSHLLRAAQEGIVFSFRYGIDIMKGMGMEVKKIHAGHANMFLSPLFRDTLAGVTGATIELYDTDGSVGAAKGAGMGAGIYHDHIEAFATLDKLAVIEPKASDETAYADAYARWKEYLEKSTRK; encoded by the coding sequence ATGTACTTATTAGGTTATGACATAGGAAGCTCGTCAGTCAAGGCGAGTCTGGTCAATGTAGAGACCGGAAAGTGCGCAGCATCCGCCTTTTTCCCGAAGACAGAAGCTGCCATCATTGCAATAAAACAAGGGTGGGCCGAACAAGACCCGCAAAACTGGTGGGAAAACCTGAAACTGGCTACCCAATCCGTACTGACAAATTCAGGAGCCAAAGCAGAAGAAATCAAAGCCATTGGTATTTCATATCAAATGCACGGGCTGGTATGCGTAGACAAGAATCAGCAGGTGCTCCGTCCTTCCATTATATGGTGTGATTCCAGAGCCGTACCCTACGGGCAAAAGGCCTTTCAGGAGTTAGGAGAAGCACAGTGCCTTTCCCATCTGCTCAATTCACCGGGTAATTTCACGGCTTCCAAACTGGCATGGGTAAAAGAAAATGAACCGGACATCTATGCCAAAATTTATAAAGTGATGCTTCCGGGCGACTACATCGCCATGCGCCTGACTGGAGAAATCTGTACTACTGTATCCGGATTGTCCGAAGGAATGTTTTGGGATTTCAAGGAAAACAAAGTGGCCGACTTCCTGCTGAATTATTACGGTCTTGACGCTTCCCTTTTGGCCGATGTCCGCCCCACTTTCTCCGAACAGGGGAAACTGACTGAAAAGGTAGCGGCCGAATTGGGATTGAAAGCAGGTACTCCAGTAACCTACCGCGCCGGCGACCAGCCCAACAACGCACTCTCATTGAACGTATTCAATCCAGGCGAGATTGCTTCTACCGCAGGTACATCCGGAGTAGTATATGGCGTGAACGGTAGTGTGAACTACGACCCACAGTCACGTGTCAATACCTTTGCACATGTCAATCATACCGCTTCACAAACCCGTTTGGGTGTCCTGCTCTGCATCAATGGCACAGGTATCCTGAATTCCTGGATGAAGCGTACGCTCGCTTCCGACTTAAATTATGCAGAAATGAACGAAGTGGCAGCCCAAGCTCCAATCGGTGCGGACGGCATCAGTATTCTCCCGTTTGGTAATGGCGCGGAGCGTATGTTGCAAAATCAGGAAACAGGCTGTTCCATCCAAGGCATCAACTTCAATCTTCACAACCGCAGTCATCTGTTGCGTGCCGCACAGGAAGGAATTGTATTCTCTTTCCGCTATGGTATCGACATCATGAAAGGTATGGGAATGGAAGTCAAGAAAATCCATGCCGGACACGCCAACATGTTCCTGAGCCCGCTTTTCCGTGACACTCTGGCCGGAGTAACCGGAGCGACAATTGAACTGTATGACACCGACGGCTCTGTAGGCGCCGCAAAAGGAGCCGGAATGGGAGCCGGTATCTACCACGACCACATAGAAGCGTTTGCCACACTCGACAAACTGGCTGTCATCGAGCCGAAAGCATCCGATGAGACCGCCTACGCCGACGCATACGCACGTTGGAAAGAATATCTCGAAAAATCTACAAGAAAATAA
- a CDS encoding MBL fold metallo-hydrolase, which produces MEDSMKLIMLGTGNAAVVNCYNTCFALCRGESFFLVDAGGGNGILQQLQKAHISLNGIHEIFVTHAHTDHILGVIWMIRVVAQAIQKGEYEGKLRVYGHEKVVKVLDWICRMTLPKKIVARLGEDILLCEVETGGRFQAIGLEMECFDIASTKEKQFGFRTTLPDGQSLVCLGDEPYNECNRHYVEGADWLLCEAFCLYEDRERFKPYEKHHSTALDAGRLAAQLGVKNLLLYHTEDKTLAARKMRYTAEAALQFGGKVYVPDDLEEILL; this is translated from the coding sequence ATGGAAGATTCAATGAAACTGATTATGCTAGGTACGGGAAATGCGGCCGTAGTGAACTGTTACAATACGTGCTTCGCACTTTGCCGTGGTGAAAGCTTTTTTCTGGTGGATGCAGGAGGAGGTAACGGTATTTTGCAACAGCTACAGAAAGCCCATATATCTTTGAACGGAATTCATGAGATATTTGTGACTCATGCGCATACCGACCATATTCTGGGAGTGATATGGATGATTCGTGTGGTGGCGCAGGCCATCCAAAAAGGAGAGTACGAGGGCAAGTTACGTGTGTATGGGCATGAAAAGGTGGTGAAGGTGCTCGATTGGATTTGCCGGATGACTTTACCGAAAAAGATTGTTGCCCGTTTGGGAGAAGACATTCTGTTGTGTGAAGTAGAGACTGGAGGAAGATTTCAAGCCATCGGCTTGGAGATGGAATGTTTTGACATTGCTTCTACCAAGGAAAAACAGTTTGGTTTCCGGACTACGCTGCCCGACGGACAGTCGCTGGTCTGTCTGGGTGATGAGCCCTACAATGAATGCAACCGCCATTATGTGGAAGGAGCCGACTGGTTGTTGTGTGAGGCTTTCTGCCTGTATGAAGACCGGGAACGTTTCAAGCCCTACGAAAAGCATCATAGTACAGCGCTTGATGCCGGACGGCTGGCTGCCCAGCTTGGTGTAAAAAATCTGTTGCTGTATCACACGGAGGACAAGACACTGGCTGCGAGGAAGATGCGTTATACGGCAGAAGCCGCCTTACAGTTCGGTGGAAAAGTCTATGTACCGGATGATTTGGAAGAGATTCTTCTGTAG